The sequence below is a genomic window from Ciceribacter thiooxidans.
GGTCGACCATGCTGGAAACGTGGGAGATGGCCGAAAATGCCGAAGAGCCGGACTGCATAGACTACGTGACCGATGATCTTGCCGGCTTCCTCCGAACTATAATTGGCACAAGCAACTGATCTTTTTCGCATATTACCAAAAATTCATGCAGCCTTACCGAAGTTTAAGTGGGATGGCGCCGCTCGAAACCGTAGCTTTCCTTAATCAAAAGATGCTGAAAGGAATGCTCATGAACAGGAAAACACTCACGCTCACCGCCCTCGCTGCCACGCTTGTCGTCGGCACATCGGCGGCGGCTTTCGCCCGCCAGCAGATGGGGGAAGCACGCGGTCCGGAAGTCCGTTTCGTCCACATGCTGCAACAGTTCGACGAGAACAAGGACGGCAAGATCTCCAAGGACGAAGCCAAGACAGGCCGGGAGAGGCTGTTCGGAGAAATCGATACCGACAAGGACGGCGCCTTGACCCCGGGCGAACTGCGAGCCCACCGTGAAGCCATGCGGGCAAACGCACCTGCCGGCAAAGGCGCAGGCATGGGCATGGAACAGCAGGACGCAAGCGGCCGCCAGATGGGCATGATGGGCTGGAAGAAGCATCATGGCGAACGCGCCGCCATGGCTGAAGACGGACAGCGCCAAGGGATGGGTCATGGCGGGCGCTTCGGCGGCATGCGGATGGCCGACGCCGACGAGAATGGCCAGATCAGCCGTGAAGAGGTATCCGTAGCGAGCGACAAGTTCTTCACCCGTATGGACCGCAATGGAGACGGCGTACTCTCCGCCGACGACATGCCGAAGCGCGGCTCCTTCTGACCCGGCGGATATCCGCCGCCTGAGAGAACAATGGCCCACGGCAATGCCGTGGGCCATTTGCGTCAATGTTCGTAGTGATCGGCAATGACCTTCCAGGCCTGCTCCGCCGTTTCCACGAAATTCAGCAATTCCACGTCCTCCGGGGCAATCGTGCCGAATTCCGCCAGCGCATCGAAATCGATGATCCTTCGCCAAAAGGCCTCACCGAACAGGATGAGGGGGATCGGCGCCATGCGTTTGGTCTGGATCAGGGTCACCGCCTCGAAGAATTCATCCATGGTCCCGAAGCCGCCGGGAAAGATGGCGATCGCCTTGGCGCGCATCAGGAAGTGCATCTTCCGGATCGCAAAATAGTGGAAGTTGAAGCTGAGTTCCGGTGTGACGAAAGCGTTTGGCGCCTGCTCGTGCGGCAGGACGATATTGAGGCCGATCGAAGGGGCACCGGCCTCCGCCGCCCCGCGATTGCCCGCTTCCATGACACCGGGGCCTCCTCCCGTCATCACGACATATTCCTGATGGTCGTGTTTTGCCGAGTATTCGCCGCAGAGGCGGGCGAACTTACGGGCTTCTTCATAGAAGACGGACGCCGCCTCCAGATTGGCACGCTGTGTCTCGTTGCGCGCGGCCCACGCGCTTGCCCCGGGGGCCGGAATACGGGCGCCACCAAACATGACGATCGTCGACCTGATGCCACGCTCGGCGAGATTCATCTCGACTTTCAGCAGCTCGAGCTGCAGGCGAACGGGCCGGAGTTCGTCGCGGCAGAGGAAATCGTCATCGATGTAGGCGAGGCGATAGGACGGGGATTCCGACTGCGGTGTCCGCGGGATACCGGCGGCGACCTTGCGGTCGGTCGTGCTGTCTTTCAGCGGATCCCAGATGCCACCACTACGCTGTCTCGGACCATTTTCTTGCTTCGCCATGTTCACTGCCTTTCTCTGCCGGAAACGACCGCGGAGGTCGCCGGCGGCTGTTTTCAACCCCCAGCGAATGCGCTACAGCAGAACGCAGTTTCCGATCGCGAATCCGGAAATTTCCGGGGTTATACGATAGACAACGAAGTTTAAGGAATTCAGATGACCGCCATGGATGTCAGACAGCTCGAGAGCATCGTCGAAGCCGCCTTCGAAAACCGTGACACGGTAAACACATCCA
It includes:
- a CDS encoding EF-hand domain-containing protein, which codes for MNRKTLTLTALAATLVVGTSAAAFARQQMGEARGPEVRFVHMLQQFDENKDGKISKDEAKTGRERLFGEIDTDKDGALTPGELRAHREAMRANAPAGKGAGMGMEQQDASGRQMGMMGWKKHHGERAAMAEDGQRQGMGHGGRFGGMRMADADENGQISREEVSVASDKFFTRMDRNGDGVLSADDMPKRGSF
- a CDS encoding LOG family protein gives rise to the protein MAKQENGPRQRSGGIWDPLKDSTTDRKVAAGIPRTPQSESPSYRLAYIDDDFLCRDELRPVRLQLELLKVEMNLAERGIRSTIVMFGGARIPAPGASAWAARNETQRANLEAASVFYEEARKFARLCGEYSAKHDHQEYVVMTGGGPGVMEAGNRGAAEAGAPSIGLNIVLPHEQAPNAFVTPELSFNFHYFAIRKMHFLMRAKAIAIFPGGFGTMDEFFEAVTLIQTKRMAPIPLILFGEAFWRRIIDFDALAEFGTIAPEDVELLNFVETAEQAWKVIADHYEH